One region of Exiguobacterium acetylicum genomic DNA includes:
- a CDS encoding AI-2E family transporter — MIVLSRLISNRSFRIGLFILLVLGIIYMARLVDFLFYPLFVLFTTIFTPFIIAGILFYLSVGFVDSLERRLRSRKLAIVIVLIGLFSLVLLFFLTLFPLITKQLVAFVAAVPGFAERLYAQSLSLYAKYGTSIPSIEDNFASFENSMKSATTFLGHVFSSIAGSVVWLIRFIASTVFTLFIALFLYVFMLVDGKKLPNALVQFIPASYRKEALFIIKDMNGTIRSYVRAQLIVCTFVGSLATLVLWWLDIPYFLPLGLFIFATNIIPYLGPFLGAAPAVVIAFLDEPIKGLYAIIGITIVQQLDANVISPLVQGKSLRVHPITITVVLLVAGQLAGILGMLLAVPFYAVAKVTILNVIKLARLRHTALRSDEPVPDHIPENPT; from the coding sequence GTGATCGTTTTGTCTCGCTTGATTTCCAATCGTTCCTTTCGCATCGGATTGTTCATCTTGCTCGTGCTTGGAATCATCTACATGGCACGGCTCGTCGACTTTCTCTTTTACCCGTTGTTCGTTCTTTTCACGACGATTTTCACACCTTTCATCATCGCTGGTATATTATTCTATCTGTCGGTCGGCTTCGTCGATTCACTTGAACGCCGACTCCGCTCACGTAAACTAGCTATCGTCATCGTCTTGATCGGCTTATTCAGTCTTGTTCTTCTTTTCTTTTTGACGTTATTTCCTTTGATCACGAAACAATTGGTTGCTTTCGTAGCTGCCGTTCCTGGATTTGCTGAACGATTGTATGCACAATCCTTGTCGTTGTATGCAAAATACGGCACCTCCATCCCATCCATTGAAGATAACTTCGCATCGTTCGAAAACTCGATGAAAAGTGCGACGACTTTTCTTGGTCATGTTTTTTCATCCATCGCAGGGTCCGTCGTTTGGTTGATTCGATTCATTGCTTCAACCGTCTTCACATTGTTCATTGCCCTCTTTTTATATGTTTTCATGTTAGTGGACGGAAAAAAATTACCGAACGCTTTGGTCCAGTTCATTCCTGCGAGTTATCGAAAAGAAGCCCTATTCATAATAAAAGACATGAATGGAACGATTCGGTCATACGTCCGTGCCCAATTGATCGTCTGTACTTTCGTCGGGAGCCTCGCGACACTTGTCCTTTGGTGGCTTGATATCCCCTACTTCTTGCCACTCGGCCTGTTTATCTTCGCGACGAACATCATTCCTTATCTCGGTCCTTTCCTTGGAGCAGCTCCCGCAGTCGTGATCGCCTTTCTCGATGAGCCGATCAAAGGACTGTACGCCATCATTGGCATTACGATCGTGCAACAGCTTGATGCTAACGTCATTTCCCCACTCGTTCAAGGAAAATCATTAAGAGTCCATCCGATCACGATCACGGTCGTCTTACTCGTTGCTGGGCAACTAGCAGGCATCCTCGGAATGTTACTCGCGGTTCCGTTTTACGCCGTTGCTAAAGTCACCATCCTTAATGTCATCAAACTTGCTAGGCTTCGACATACCGCATTACGATCGGACGAACCAGTTCCGGATCATATCCCGGAAAATCCAACCTAA